The Afipia sp. P52-10 sequence CGTCGGGCGGATGATGAGCGAGCGTGTCGGCTGCTATGTGGCGGCCTGTATCTTCGTCGGTTTCAATCTTGCCTTCTTCCCGATGCATATCCTCGGCCTGCAGGGCATGCCGCGACGCGTCTATACGTATCCGCCGGAGTTGCCCTGGAGCGGACTGAACCTGTTCGTCAGTCTCAGCACGCTGCTTTTGGCTGCGGGATTCCTGCTGTTTTTCATCGATGCGATCCGCAGCGCGCGCCATGGGCAACCTGCGGGCGACAACCCCTGGAATGCGAGCACGCTCGAATGGGCAACGGCGTCGCCGCCGCCGAGCTTCAACTTCGCGCGCATTCCTGTCGTTCAAGGCCGCGATCCGCTGTGGCAGAGCCCGGATGTCCTGCCGGTGGCATCCGGGCTCTGTCTGAACCGCCGCGAATTGATCGTCAGCTCGGTTGCCGAAGGCACGCCGCAGGCGCGCGAGTCCTCGCCGCGAAACTCGTTATGGCCGTTCTGGGCGGCGATCGCGACGACGATCATGCTGATCGGATCGATCTTCACGCCGTGGGCGGTGGTTTGGGGATCGATCCCGATCGCCGTGACGTTGGTCGGCTGGTTCTGGCCGAAGGGCACTCCTGAGGACGATGCATGAAAAGCAGGGTTGTCGCCGATCTCGCCGCGCTTCCCTCGCACGGGCAGGGAAGCGCAAGCGTGACATGGTGGGGAACGTGGGCCTTCATGCTGATCGAAGGCACCGGCTTCGCGCTGGGGATCGCCGTCTATCTCTATCTGCTCAGCATCGCGCCGGACTGGCCGCTCCGCGCGCCTGTTCCGGACTTGCGGCCGGGAACGATCATCACGGTTCTGCTGATCGCAAGCCTCATTCCGAACCATGTCATCGCCACATGGGCGAAGCAGCAGAAATTGCGCCATGTCCAGGTCGGCATCGTCGTGATGACGGCATCCGGCATCGCTCCCCTGGTGGTTCGGGCGTTCGAGTTCCCGGCGCTCGGTATCTCCTGGGATAGCAATGCGTACGGGTCCGTCGTCTGGCTGCTGCTCGGCCTGCACACCACGCATCTGATCACCGATCTGGTCGATACCCTTGTCCTGGCGGTGATCATGTTCACGCGCCATGGCGACAATGACCGTCGCTTCGGCGATATCGAAGATAATGCGATGTACTGGAACTTTGTCGTGTTGACATGGCTTCCACTCTACGGATGCATCTACTGGATCCCGCGGCTATGAACGCTGTCAGACCGGCGACCGTGATGGCAGGGGTGCTGACGGGCCCGGCGGCCTGGGCGGTCAGCACGCAGCTCGGGCCTATCCTGCCGTATATGGAATGCGCGCTCGCATGGCCGGTTTCCGGCATGCTGGCGATAGGGCTTGCTCTGCTGTCGCTCGTCGCGGGTTTCTGGCCATGGTGGCGAACGTCGTCAGACTCACCTGCAGGCACCGTCTTCGTTGTCGGTCTTGGTCGTCTGATGGGCCTGCTGTTCGGCTTCGCGCTCGTGCTGCAGGCGGCCTCGTCGTTTCTGTTGGACCCATGCGCACACTAGCAACCCTCATGTGGCTCGTTCTCTGCGGATCGGCCGTGTGGGCGCACGGCGAGGCTGGGCCCGCGGCGGGGCTGCGTTGGACGTTCGATCCGTTCGTCGTCGTGCCGCTCGCGGCTGCGCTTGCCGTCTATGTTGCCGGCACGCTTCGCCTGGCGCGCGCAGGATCGGGACGGGCGGTCCGGCCGCTGCAGTGCCTGTGTTATCTGACCGGCTGGCTTGCGCTGGCGTTGGCGCTGACCTCACCCTTGCATTGGCTCGGCGAGCGGATGCTGGCCTTTCACATGATCGAGCATGAGATCGTGATGGCGTGCGCTGCGCCGTTGCTGGTGGTCGCACGACCGGCGGCGGCTCTGCTCTGGGGCGTGCCGCAACGGTTGCGCGGATCGCTCGCAGGTGTCTTGCGACGTCCGGCTTTGCGAAGCGGCTGGCGTTGGCTCGCGCGCCCGGGCCTGGCGACGGTTCTGCACGCCGTGGTCATTTGGATTTGGCATGTGCCGCTGCTGTTCGATGCGGCTGTCGCCAACGTCGCGATCCACCGTCTGCAGCATGTGAGCTTTCTGGGGGCGGCGCTGCTGTTCTGGTGGGCGATCACCCGCTCGCGCGACCGCGGGCTCGCTGCTGTGCACCTGTTCGTGACCATGCTGCACACCAGCGCGCTCGGCGCGCTGATGGCGCTGGCGCCGCGCGTTCTGTACCGCATCGAGCCCGCGTCCGCCGCCGTCTGGGGATTGACGCCGTTGGAGGACCAGCAGCTCGCTGGACTGATGATGTGGATACCGGCGTGTACGGTGTATGCGGCCGCCGCGTTGTTGCTGGCGATGCGCTGGGTTGCGCAATCGGGCAGGGCCGCGGAGCGATCATATGTCAGGCCATAACGCGCGCATGCTCATGCTCGGCTGCGGCATCGGCCTTGCCGCGCTGCTGGCGGCTGGCGTGTTCGTGGCGATGAACCG is a genomic window containing:
- a CDS encoding cytochrome c oxidase subunit 3; the encoded protein is MKSRVVADLAALPSHGQGSASVTWWGTWAFMLIEGTGFALGIAVYLYLLSIAPDWPLRAPVPDLRPGTIITVLLIASLIPNHVIATWAKQQKLRHVQVGIVVMTASGIAPLVVRAFEFPALGISWDSNAYGSVVWLLLGLHTTHLITDLVDTLVLAVIMFTRHGDNDRRFGDIEDNAMYWNFVVLTWLPLYGCIYWIPRL
- a CDS encoding cytochrome c oxidase assembly protein, whose protein sequence is MWLVLCGSAVWAHGEAGPAAGLRWTFDPFVVVPLAAALAVYVAGTLRLARAGSGRAVRPLQCLCYLTGWLALALALTSPLHWLGERMLAFHMIEHEIVMACAAPLLVVARPAAALLWGVPQRLRGSLAGVLRRPALRSGWRWLARPGLATVLHAVVIWIWHVPLLFDAAVANVAIHRLQHVSFLGAALLFWWAITRSRDRGLAAVHLFVTMLHTSALGALMALAPRVLYRIEPASAAVWGLTPLEDQQLAGLMMWIPACTVYAAAALLLAMRWVAQSGRAAERSYVRP